CCAAATCGCAGACAAAGAAAAGCCCGGCATAAACCGGGCTTTCCTCAAAGCGGCGAGCTAATTACTTAGCTTGAGCTTCAACCTGCGCTTCTACGCGACGGTTAACAGCACGACCAGCTTCGGTTTTGTTGTCAGCAACTGGGCGGGATTCGCCGTAGCCAACCGAACCAACGCGGGACGATTCAACACCGTACTGGTTAACCAGAACTTGTTTAACGGCGTTTGCACGACGCTCGGACAGTTTCTGGTTGTAAGCGTCAGGACCGACGTTGTCAGTGTGACCTTCAACAGTGGTGCGAGTCGATGGGTACTGCTTCATGAAGTCAGCCAGGTTTTTGATATCGCCGTAGCTGTTTGGCTTGACGACCGACTTGTCGAAGTCGAATTTCACGTCCAGCTCAACACGAACAACTTCAGCAACTGCCGGGCAGCCATCAGCGTCAACAGTTACGTTGGCTGGGGTGTCTGGGCACTTGTCAACGTTGTCGCAAACGCCATCGTTGTCGCTGTCGGAGCAGACTTCAGCTGGTGCTGGAACTGGAGCAGCAGCAGGCTTGTTGCCGCCACCGAAGTTCACACCCAGACCGATTACTGGAGCGTAGTTCCAGCGACCGTTGTCCAGTTTGTAGTCAGCGTCTACACCAGCACGGGCGTAGAAGTTTTCAAGGAAGTAGTACTTAACGCCAGCGCCAGCAGTCAGGTAGGTCGACTGATCGCGACCGGTGTGACCGTCATCAGCTACGTTGGTCAGGCTGCCGTGCTTCACGCCACCAGAAACGTAAGGACGCAGAGCGTCGCCAGCGTTGTTGAAGTGGTACTGAGCGTTCAGACCGAAGTTGTCGCCGTGCAGTTTCTGGCTGCCGGTGCCGTCGTTCGAACGGGTGTGGTTGTTCTTGTCGTAGGTCAAGTTCAACGATACGTCGTCGGTCAAGAAGTAACCGATAGAGGCGCCTGGGTTGAAGCCGTCTTCGACATGGTTAACGCTGTCGTTGTACTGCTTCTTGTAGAACAGTTCGCCTTCAACTGCGCCTTGGCCTTGTGCCAGTGCGCCGAACGAAGTAGCGGCAATCAAAGAACCAATGGCCAAGCCCAAGGTGTTTTTCAGTTTCATCCGTTAAATCCCCATCTGGTGATTGTGAAGCAGTCCCGCAAACCGGGGGACAACTCGGCGGCAAGTCTATCAGAACTTGCCTACACGTAAGAGATATTTGCGCTGAACTAAGTTTCAGCAATGCCTGCAAATTTCTCACGCAATTTATCTAGAGCACGTTTATACCGCATTTTTGTAGCACTCAAACCCATGTGCATGATGTCTGCGATCTCCTGAAATTCCAGCTCTGCGACAAATCGAAGCACCAGAATTTCACGGTCAATCGGGTTCACATACACCAGCCAGCGATCAAGTCCACCCTTCTCCTCGGGTTTGGGCGCCTTTTCTTCGGACGCTTCCTCAAGGGGGTCAAGACTCAATGCGTCCATCAAGCGACGCTTTCGCCGTTCCTTCCGATACTGCGTGATGCATTCGTTGTAAGTGATGCTATATAGCCATGTCTTGAACTTCGATTTCCCCTCGAAGTTCTTCAGGCCGTACAGCACCTTCAACATCACTTCCTGACAGACATCGTCTGCGTCGCGATCGTTCCCAAGATACCGCGCACAAACGTTAAATAATGTTCGCTGGTAACGCCGCATCAGTTCTTCATAGGCGCGCGTCACGTGAAACAGCTCGGTATGCGAGCGCGCGACCAACTCCTCATCAGAGAGCTCGCGGGGGTCGTAGCGCGTGGATAGCGTTTGGGCTTTATTCAAAACAAGTCGTGCCGACAGTCAGGTCAATGTCCACCGCAGCCAGCGTCAGCTGGCATTTTGCGGCGGCATACATTAGCAGGGTTTGCCGGGTTAGCGGCTACTCACATGCTGTTCCAGCAGGATCCGATTGGAGAGTGAGACTAGCTCACCCTCATCGGTCAGCAATGTGGTTTTAACCGTGCCGATCTCTTCGATCTGGCCTTCGACCTCGCCAACACGCACTTGTTGCCCAACCTGATACAACTCACGCACATAGATTCCCGCAAGAATCTGACCGGCAATTTCCCGGCTTCCCAAGCCCATGGCCAGCGCAACCGCCAGACCAACGGTAATCAATACGATGACGATCACATGGTTCAGCAGGTCGGTCTTGACCTCGAGCTGACTGATCGCGACCGAGATACTGATGATGATCACCAGGCCCTGAGCAATTCGCCCAAGCCCTGAAGCGTAGTCCAGACCTACGCCTTCTGCCGCACCGCGCACCAGACCGTTCGCCAGTTGCGCCAGCAATACGCCCACCAGCAGCACCAGCGCGGCGCCGAAAACTTTCGGCACATACAACGCCAGCATGTCCAGCGTAGCTGAAACCCGCTCAAGGCCAAGGGATTCTGCTGCAGAAACCAGGAAGATCAGCAGAACGAACCAATAGACGATTTTTCCGATCAGGGTCGAGATCGGCACTTGCAGTCCCGCACGGGACATCAATTTGGTCAGGCCGGTGCCGCCCATCAAGCGATCCAGACCGAGTTTGGCCAGCAGTTTGGACAGCAGCGTGTCCAGCAACTTGGCCACCACGAAGCCCAACAGCAGCACCACCAGTGCGCCGAACAGGTTCGGGATGAAATTAGCGACTTTGGTCCACAACGCAGTCATTGCCGTGACGAGGCTCTGAGTCCAGAGATCAAGTTCCATATTCAATCAGCCTTATCAGCAGTGCGAGCAGTAGGTTTACGGAGACGGGAAACGGGCGCGACATGAGCCGAGCCGTTGTTCAGGGCGATCATCAGCGCGGGCAGCCAACGGCCCAGCAGGCTGAACAGATCGCCGGCGCCGACCTGGCGGTTGGCGGTTTTGAGTACGCGACCCAGGCAGGCGTCGTCGTCGCGGCCGGACGGCGAGGCGTTGAGCATGTCGCGCAAAGACTGTTCAAACGGATCGTGCATACGCACCTCTCGTGATGTCTGTGAAAGACGCGGGCAAATTTGGTCGGGTCACATGGCGCATCGTCATACCCAGCGCAAACGGCGGAACAACCACCATTGTCCGAGTGCAACCGAGACCATCAGCAGGCACGCCACAAGGAATCCGTAGGGGCTCCCGGAAAGCGGAATTCCGCCGACATTGATCCCCAACAGGCCGGTGAGAAAACTCATCGGCAAAAAGATCCCGGTGATGATCCCGAAGCGGTACATGGTGCGATTCATGCGCACGCTCAAACGCCGGTCTTCGGTGTCCAGCACAAGCCCCACGCGCTCTCGGGTCAATTCGAGCTCTTCGAGATAGCGGGTCAGGCTGTTGTTCAATTCGTTCCAGTAGTCGGCGTCGTCATCGACGAACCAGGGCAGTTTTATCCGCGTCAGCTGTCCGAAAATATCCCGCTGCGGCGCAAGAAAACGCTTCAGTCCGGCCGCCCGGCGACGGATGTGCAAAATGGCACCGTGCTCGGGAGTATACCGTTCGTCGGCATCCAGTTTTTCTTCCTCTTCATCGACCACTTCCGAGAGGCAAGTGACCAGATCCTGCACCTTGTTGGTGAGGTATTGGGCGAGATAGAGAATGAGTTCGGACGAGGTTTTCGGGCCTTTGCCCTCCCCCAGCATCGCCAACAGTTCATCGGTGGCGCGCAATGGGCGCAAACGCAGGGAAATCACACGCTGGGCCGAAGCGAAAATGCGTACCGACACCATGTCTTCCGGCTCGGCACCCGGATTGAGGTTGACTCCGCGCAAAAACAGCAGCAATTCGGAATCGGGCAGCGGCAACAGCCGCGGGCGGGTGTTCTCTTCCAGCAGCAGGTCGCAGGTGAATTCGTTGAGGCCACTGGATTTGCGCAGCCAGGTCTGGGTCTGCGGGTGACTGCGATCCCAGTGCAGCCACAGGCTTTCGTGTGCCTGCAGCTGCAAACTGTCGAGATCAGTCCGGGCTATCGAACGCGCACCGCCTTTACCGTCCAGCACCAGGGCATGCACCAGCCCCCATTGCGCGTTTTCTTCCTCGAACATCCTCACCCCAGTGCTTACCGCGATTTTATTCAGGCATCTGCAGCGGGCTCGGCGAGATGATCACGCCGTTGTTGTCCGCATAGATGTATTGGCCCGGATGAAACGTGACACCCGCGAACGTCACCGGCACGTTGAGGTCGCCGAGACCGCGCTTGTCAGTCTTCTTCGGATGGCTGGCCAGCGCCTGGACACCGAGATCGGTCTGGGCGATGACATCCACATCACGGATGCAGCCGTAGATTACCAGCCCTTCCCAACCGTTTTTCGCGGCTTTCTCGGCGATCATGTCGCCCAGGAGTGCGCAGCGCAGGGAGCCACCACCATCGACCACCAGCACCTTGCCGTTGCCCTTGAGTTCGGCTTGTTCCTTGACCAGCGAGTTGTCTTCGAAGCATTTGATGGTCACGATTTCGCCGCCGAAGGAATCACGGCCGCCGAAATTGCTGAACATCGGTTCCAGCACCTGCACCAGCTCCGGATAGGCGTCGCACAGGTCAGGCG
The sequence above is a segment of the Pseudomonas sp. HS6 genome. Coding sequences within it:
- a CDS encoding mechanosensitive ion channel domain-containing protein, giving the protein MELDLWTQSLVTAMTALWTKVANFIPNLFGALVVLLLGFVVAKLLDTLLSKLLAKLGLDRLMGGTGLTKLMSRAGLQVPISTLIGKIVYWFVLLIFLVSAAESLGLERVSATLDMLALYVPKVFGAALVLLVGVLLAQLANGLVRGAAEGVGLDYASGLGRIAQGLVIIISISVAISQLEVKTDLLNHVIVIVLITVGLAVALAMGLGSREIAGQILAGIYVRELYQVGQQVRVGEVEGQIEEIGTVKTTLLTDEGELVSLSNRILLEQHVSSR
- a CDS encoding OmpA family protein — its product is MKLKNTLGLAIGSLIAATSFGALAQGQGAVEGELFYKKQYNDSVNHVEDGFNPGASIGYFLTDDVSLNLTYDKNNHTRSNDGTGSQKLHGDNFGLNAQYHFNNAGDALRPYVSGGVKHGSLTNVADDGHTGRDQSTYLTAGAGVKYYFLENFYARAGVDADYKLDNGRWNYAPVIGLGVNFGGGNKPAAAPVPAPAEVCSDSDNDGVCDNVDKCPDTPANVTVDADGCPAVAEVVRVELDVKFDFDKSVVKPNSYGDIKNLADFMKQYPSTRTTVEGHTDNVGPDAYNQKLSERRANAVKQVLVNQYGVESSRVGSVGYGESRPVADNKTEAGRAVNRRVEAQVEAQAK
- the sigX gene encoding RNA polymerase sigma factor SigX, whose amino-acid sequence is MNKAQTLSTRYDPRELSDEELVARSHTELFHVTRAYEELMRRYQRTLFNVCARYLGNDRDADDVCQEVMLKVLYGLKNFEGKSKFKTWLYSITYNECITQYRKERRKRRLMDALSLDPLEEASEEKAPKPEEKGGLDRWLVYVNPIDREILVLRFVAELEFQEIADIMHMGLSATKMRYKRALDKLREKFAGIAET
- the rraA gene encoding ribonuclease E activity regulator RraA, which gives rise to MNHYLTPDLCDAYPELVQVLEPMFSNFGGRDSFGGEIVTIKCFEDNSLVKEQAELKGNGKVLVVDGGGSLRCALLGDMIAEKAAKNGWEGLVIYGCIRDVDVIAQTDLGVQALASHPKKTDKRGLGDLNVPVTFAGVTFHPGQYIYADNNGVIISPSPLQMPE
- a CDS encoding zinc transporter ZntB → MFEEENAQWGLVHALVLDGKGGARSIARTDLDSLQLQAHESLWLHWDRSHPQTQTWLRKSSGLNEFTCDLLLEENTRPRLLPLPDSELLLFLRGVNLNPGAEPEDMVSVRIFASAQRVISLRLRPLRATDELLAMLGEGKGPKTSSELILYLAQYLTNKVQDLVTCLSEVVDEEEEKLDADERYTPEHGAILHIRRRAAGLKRFLAPQRDIFGQLTRIKLPWFVDDDADYWNELNNSLTRYLEELELTRERVGLVLDTEDRRLSVRMNRTMYRFGIITGIFLPMSFLTGLLGINVGGIPLSGSPYGFLVACLLMVSVALGQWWLFRRLRWV
- a CDS encoding CrfX protein, with the translated sequence MHDPFEQSLRDMLNASPSGRDDDACLGRVLKTANRQVGAGDLFSLLGRWLPALMIALNNGSAHVAPVSRLRKPTARTADKAD